A region of Sesamum indicum cultivar Zhongzhi No. 13 linkage group LG7, S_indicum_v1.0, whole genome shotgun sequence DNA encodes the following proteins:
- the LOC105166007 gene encoding uncharacterized protein LOC105166007, giving the protein MEGGKKRGYGCAISAGLNAALAAVSAKFFSSQLRYALVIFFNVVMWGCYVNSMKSLSSLQATVTNFATNFLSSGLAGFFLFEEALSAKWFAGALLIVIGVIVLSKSSIEKKTHQS; this is encoded by the exons ATGGAGGGCGGCAAGAAGAGAGGCTACGGGTGCGCAATTTCAGCTGGACTCAACGCCGCTCTCGCCGCCGTATCTGCTAAATTCTTTTCCTCCCAG TTGAGATATGCTCtggttatatttttcaatgttGTGATGTGGGGATGTTATGTTAATAGCATGAAGTCTCTCTCATCTTTACAAGCTACAGTCACCAACTTTGCGACAAACTTTCTCTCTTCTGGGTTGGCTGGATTCTTCCTCTTCGAGGAGGCACTATCTGCtaag TGGTTTGCAGGTGCTTTGCTAATTGTAATTGGTGTTATAGTTCTGAGCAAATCAAGCATCGAGAAGAAAACACATCAAAGTTAG
- the LOC105165995 gene encoding synaptotagmin-2, with the protein MGIISTVLGVFGFGIGVAIGFVIGYFLFIYYQPTDVKDPEIRPLVEKDSKSLQQLLPEIPIWIKNPDYDRVDWLNKFIEYMWPYLDKAICKMAKKIAEPIIAEQIPKYKIDSVEFETLTLGCLPPTFEGMKVYNTEEKELIMELGLKWAANPNILVAVKAFGLRATVQVLDLQVFACPRITLKPLVPSFPCFANIHVSLMEKPHVDFGVKLLGADAMSIPGAYRIVQEIIKDQVANMYLWPKRLEVQIMDPAKAMKKPVGILHVNVVRAMKLRKKDLLGASDPYVKLKLSEDKLPSKKTTVKHKNLNPEWNEEFTFVVKDPEAQALELVVYDWEQVGSHDKMGLNVIPLKDLTPEEPKTITLELLKNLNPDDVQNEKSRGQLVVEVNYKPFKDNELPADVEDADSVQKAPEGTPEGGGLLVIIVHEAQDLEGKNHTNPSARILFRGEERKTKVVKKNRDPRWEEEFQFMLDEPPTNDRVHVEVLSTSKRSLLHAKETLGYVDIYLSDVVSNKRINERYHLIDSKNGRIQIEMQWRTAS; encoded by the exons ATGGGCATCATAAGCACAGTTCTAGGGGTTTTCGGCTTTGGGATTGGGGTTGCCATTGGGTTTGTGATCGGATACTTTCTGTTTATCTACTATCAGCCAACTGATGTGAAG GATCCTGAGATTCGTCCATTGGTTGAAAAAGATTCTAAAAGTCTGCAACAGCTACTCCCTGAAATACCTATTTGGATTAAGAATCCAGATTATGATCGG GTTGATTGGCTGAACAAATTCATCGAGTATATGTGGCCTTATTTAGATAAG GCAATATGCAAGATGGCAAAGAAAATAGCAGAACCCATCATTGCTGAGCAAATTCCAAAGTACAAAATTGATTCTGTAGAATTTGAAACTCTAACTTTGGGCTGCCTACCGCCTACTTTTGAAG GAATGAAAGTATACAACACTGAGGAAAAGGAATTGATAATGGAACTAGGCCTGAAGTGGGCAGCTAATCCTAACATCCTTGTTGCTGTCAAGGCATTTGGGTTGAGAGCTACCGTCCAG GTGCTTGACTTGCAAGTATTTGCTTGCCCACGCATCACTTTAAAACCGCTGGTTCCAAGCTTTCCTTGTTTTGCTAATATACACGTTTCTCTAATGGAGAAG CCTCATGTCGACTTTGGAGTAAAGCTTCTAGGTGCTGATGCTATGTCCATTCCTGGGGCATACAGAATTGTTCAG GAAATCATCAAAGATCAGGTtgcaaatatgtatttatggcCGAAAAGACTTGAAGTTCAGATAATGGATCCTGCAAA AGCAATGAAGAAACCAGTTGGGATTCTACATGTTAATGTTGTCAGAGCGATGAAACTCAGGAAGAAAGATCTTTTAGGAGCATCTGACCCTTATGTGAAGCTAAAACTCAGTGAAGACAAACTTCCATCCAAGAAAACAACTGTAAAACATAAAAACTTGAATCCTGAATGGAACGAGGAATTCACTTTTGTTGTTAAGGATCCTGAAGCTCAAGCTTTGGAGCTCGTTGTTTATGACTGGGAACAG GTTGGGTCACACGACAAAATGGGACTGAATGTAATCCCGCTAAAAGATCTAACTCCGGAGGAGCCAAAAACTATAACTCTTGAGCTTCTTAAAAATCTGAATCCAGACGATGTTCAGAACGAAAAGTCACGAGGGCAGCTTGTAGTTGAAGTCAATTATAAACCTTTCAAGGATAACGAGTTGCCAGCCGATGTTGAAGATGCAGATTCAGTACAGAAGGCTCCTGAAGGGACGCCTGAGGGTGGTGGTTTGCTTGTCATCATAGTCCATGAAGCTCAagatttggaaggaaagaatcACACCAACCCATCTGCACGTATATTGTTTCGCGGggaggaaagaaaaacaaag GTTGTGAAGAAAAACAGGGATCCAAGATGGGAAGAGGAGTTTCAGTTCATGCTGGACGAGCCGCCCACCAATGACAGAGTTCACGTCGAAGTACTTAGTACTTCTAAAAGAAGTCTATTACATGCCAAG GAAACTCTTGGTTATGTAGATATATACCTGTCGGACGTGGTGAGCAACAAGAGGATCAACGAGAGGTACCACCTTATCGACTCTAAGAACGGTCGGATTCAGATAGAGATGCAATGGAGAACTGCATCTTGA